A DNA window from Danio aesculapii chromosome 1, fDanAes4.1, whole genome shotgun sequence contains the following coding sequences:
- the LOC130227923 gene encoding uncharacterized protein LOC130227923 — MNPNRTMPDASTEDCDGFQTQFTHIMETLLQTAVRETTKLYQSTLQSLKAELVHLRLENVNKKTADSSCQETRRFPQTGIQRTGSVSKFRDVGVQCENSLLAERGCSPRQLIGQRLHVGDITSDKLTDLCASEDGNRQLALLLIKQEPQESECDEYAPGYFLLKQEGAEPILVRKEPNKDTMERVVIPPAVQTITRHQSNHSGNSPPPETPFSSSLSVTSCGHKPNQPAQLLQGTSLSTKENREGLSSQNKRQDASVPAQKSTTSAPDNSIHIPARTASAKLSVPMIELSGAPSIPQTKQSTSLVHRRLSPNPQASNQTVVPQKEESDMCHPLQNTFLSAIPRNQVLVAEPTSNKQRALFTHTEKSATSISSINQATQTFAQCSAKLRQPPFIQPQAIKTQDQEMTPLVHTAMPSGLVPATSSKPAQVHDRRGTKLVPPRPHTFASSQVIPSHSGTSNPSFSFPSVQPVVPTQAKPTSYLPMLVSFSSPHLPVNTIPESPSLNPPQPSLTQSQYPPQSDQFSSSSGQFCPLPDNTPDLLESLDCLHLQPPIMITPHDAPDQAPAHHFHSSSGQLAPLLTLKEQQAAAASANVVLGRVPARSLQTSVPLVENLPFSPHCRAEVTDRNEDLSDDDTPTLQSRLRKQRKLCFNSRQVDPAVKEGMMEDQRLDQLQNDLTRESPLSDAKDGCQTLPKLLGKPLQRNTECPDCGRVLSNASALENHMRLHTGERPYTCSQCGKAFPSVRGLNRHMKVHAEEKRYQCEECGKSFVYHFTLTKHQLIHSGERPFPCKVCGKRFLAKADRSTHMRMHTGEKPFSCTLCGKRFKHRVALNMHMQGHRGEKRYTCPHCEKGFVDLGNFKRHKLIHTGERPFECKECGKRFTQSAHLKKHLHTQHGT, encoded by the exons ATGAACCCAAATCGGACCATGCCGGATGCGAGCACGGAGGATTGTGACGGGTTTCAGACCCAGTTCACACACATCATGGAAACATTACTACAGACCGCGGTCAGGGAAACGACGAAACTTTACCAGAGCACTCTGCAGAGCCTGAAAGCGGAATTGGTGCATCTGAGACTTGAGAATGTCAACAAGAAGACAGCTGATTCATCATGTCAGGAAACCAGAAGATTCCCTCAAACTGGGATTCAGAGGACTGGCAGTGTCTCAAAATTCCGTGATGTTGGAGTGCAGTGTG AAAATTCCCTTTTGGCTGAGCGGGGATGCAGTCCTCGGCAGTTGATTGGACAGCGTCTTCATGTTGGAGACATCACGAGCGATAAACTCACAGATCTGTGTGCGAGTGAGGATGGAAACCGACAGCTGGCTTTGCTTCTCATCAAACAAGAG CCTCAGGAGTCTGAATGCGATGAATATGCACCAGGATACTTTCTACTGAAGCAAGAGGGTGCTGAACCAATACTGGTGCGCAAAGAGCCAAATAAGGACACCATGGAAAGGG TTGTGATCCCACCAGCAGTACAAACTATAACAAGACACCAAAGCAACCACAGTGGAAATTCACCGCCACCAGAAACTCCGTTTTCCTCTAGTCTCAGCGTGACTTCTTGTGGTCATAAACCCAATCAGCCTGCACAACTTCTACAAGGTACATCTCTAAGTACAAAAGAAAACCGTGAAGGCTTGTCTTCCCAAAACAAAAGACAAGATGCCAGCGTACCAGCACAGAAGTCCACTACATCAGCACCAGACAATTCAATCCATATCCCTGCTCGTACTGCCAGTGCAAAATTATCTGTACCAATGATTGAGCTGTCTGGTGCTCCATCAATACCTCAAACTAAGCAATCAACTTCATTAGTTCACCGTCGACTAAGCCCAAATCCTCAAGCATCAAACCAAACAGTAGTCCCACAGAAAGAGGAATCAGATATGTGTCATCCACTTCAAAACACCTTCCTTTCTGCAATTCCTCGTAATCAGGTCTTAGTAGCAGAGCCTACTTCCAACAAACAACGGGCATTGTTTACACATACAGAGAAATCTGCAACAAGCATTTCATCCATAAACCAAGCCACTCAGACATTTGCACAATGTTCAGCTAAACTTAGACAACCACCATTCATTCAACCACAAGCCATCAAAACCCAAGACCAAGAGATGACTCCACTAGTACACACTGCCATGCCATCAGGTTTGGTTCCTGCAACCTCAAGTAAACCCGCACAAGTCCATGATCGGAGAGGAACCAAACTTGTTCCCCCTCGACCACATACATTTGCCTCTTCTCAGGTAATCCCATCACATTCTGGGACTTCAAATCCATCATTTAGTTTCCCTTCAGTGCAGCCAGTTGTTCCAACTCAGGCAAAGCCAACTTCGTATCTACCAATGCTGGTTTCATTTTCATCTCCTCACCTTCCAGTAAACACAATTCCAGAatctccttccttaaacccaccGCAACCTTCACTTACCCAATCGCAATATCCTCCACAATCTGATCAGTTCTCGTCTTCCTCAGGACAATTTTGTCCTCTACCTGATAATACCCCAGATTTGCTTGAATCTCTTGATTGTTTGCATTTGCAGCCACCAATCATGATAACGCCGCATGATGCTCCTGATCAGGCACCTGCACATCATTTTCATTCATCATCTGGGCAACTTGCGCCTTTGCTAACACTGAAAGAACAGCAAGCTGCTGCTGCTTCAGCTAATGTTGTTTTAGGCAGAGTACCTGCTCGATCTTTACAGACCTCAGTGCCTTTGGTTGAGAACTTACCATTTTCCCCACACTGCAGAGCAGAAGTCACCGATAGAAATGAAGACCTTTCAGATGACGACACTCCCACACTCCAATCTAGACTCAGAAAACAGAGAAAGCTTTGTTTCAACTCCAGACAAGTAGATCCCGCAGTTAAGGAAGGCATGATGGAGGATCAGAGGCTGGATCAGTTGCAGAACGACTTGACTAGGGAATCACCACTTTCTGATGCAAAGGATGGATGTCAAACCTTACCCAAACTTTTGGGCAAACCTCTCCAGAGAAATACAGAGTGTCCCGATTGTGGACGCGTCCTTAGCAATGCATCTGCCTTGGAGAACCACATGAGGCTTCATACAGGAGAGAGACCTTATACCTGTTCCCAATGTGGAAAGGCATTCCCTAGTGTCCGAGGTCTCAACCGGCACATGAAGGTCCATGCCGAGGAGAAGCGATATCAGTGTGAAGAGTGCGGCAAGAGTTTTGTGTACCACTTTACCCTTACCAAACACCAGCTTATCCACTCTGGGGAAAGACCTTTTCCTTGTAAAGTCTGTGGAAAGAGGTTTTTGGCCAAGGCGGATCGTTCCACACATATGCGTatgcacactggagagaagccctTCTCATGCACTCTTTGCGGGAAGAGGTTTAAACATAGAGTAGCTTTGAATATGCATATGCAGGGGCACAGAGGAGAGAAACGTTACACTTGCCCGCACTGTGAGAAAGGATTTGTGGACCTGGGTAATTTTAAAAGACACAAGCTCATCCACACAGGCGAGAGACCATTTGAGTGCAAGGAATGTGGGAAACGTTTCACTCAGTCGGCTCATCTAAAGAAGCATCTTCACACACAACATGGTACATGA
- the si:ch73-109d9.2 gene encoding zinc finger protein 8 yields MSDVVHSFQSQLSGVMETVFKAAIFEITRLVEDSFVKEVSRSREQVETLKKRLQWSESKRKKQETSVRRLRCVQCDKFRVRDEERREKATQSENEHSLKQERVPDAKWGSCELETNTLIVKGRSEDQSTSSNTTEPASAEDKKLDCVLKEETLYVTSGNQELHDGWTLDTEGAETSDFSAHTYSEQELQQIQDEWSSGLDQSVNGEAYAGIADVQGLPYRTRYDAEELVSYSVHELDMGDLDGLRETVQNDLSIGEDDARSSIKRRNAGSLPAQVNQEAKDMDRDMHCLLINADGHLQDMSVPAEDHSGVAGSTGHRGHQLYSKDTDTSAVYKGHPVNQSLKPNIGQALGANKALTKRHTCNHCGKNFTQACNLKVHQRVHEREGLHLCSDCGKGFTSFSDLRKHKCSQTGDKPYACTLCGNKFSRLWNLKLHQRIHTQEKPHKCTMCSKSFTRADILKVHKRTHTGERPYCCVICGLSFKRLDHLRSHQRKHADMNSQ; encoded by the exons ATGTCGGACGTCGTGCACTCGTTTCAGTCCCAGCTGTCCGGGGTCATGGAGACCGTGTTCAAAGCTGCTATATTTGAGATCACCCGGCTGGTGGAGGACAGTTTCGTGAAGGAGGTGTCTCGCAGCCGAGAGCAGGTGGAGACCTTGAAGAAGAGGCTGCAGTGGAGCGAGTCCAAGCGGAAAAAACAAGAGACCAGTGTTCGGAGACTGAGGTGTGTGCAGTGCGACAAATTCCGAGTACGGGACGAGGAAAGACGAGAGAAGGCGACACAGTCAG AAAACGAACACAGTCTCAAACAGGAGCGAGTTCCAGATGCCAAATGGGGAAGTTGTGAGTTGGAGACGAATACGCTTATAGTGAAGGGGAGATCAGAAGACCAAAGCACATCTAGCAACACAACAGAG CCTGCTAGTGCAGAGGACAAGAAACTGGACTGCGTGTTAAAAGAGGAGACTCTTTATGTGACTAGTGGTAATCAGGAGCTTCATGATGGGTGGACCCTGGATACCGAAG GAGCCGAGACGTCAGATTTCTCCGCTCACACTTACAGTGAGCAGGAGCTCCAGCAGATTCAGGATGAATGGAGCTCCGGACTTGATCAGAGCGTTAACGGTGAAGCGTACGCAGGAATCGCAGACGTCCAGGGCCTGCCATACCGAACACGATACGACGCAGAGGAGCTCGTGAGCTACAGCGTGCACGAGCTGGACATGGGAGACCTGGACGGCCTCAGAGAAACAGTTCAAAATGACCTGAGCATAGGCGAGGACGATGCCAGATCTTCCATCAAGAGAAGAAACGCAGGATCTTTACCTGCACAGGTCAACCAAGAAGCAAAAGACATGGACAGAGATATGCACTGTTTACTTATTAACGCCGACGGCCACTTGCAAGACATGAGCGTCCCCGCTGAAGATCACAGTGGAGTTGCAGGAAGCACTGGGCATAGAGGACACCAACTATACAGTAAAGACACTGATACTAGTGCAGTTTATAAGGGACATCCAGTGAATCAGTCTCTGAAGCCTAACATTGGACAAGCATTAGGAGCCAACAAGGCCTTAACCAAGCGGCACACTTGTAACCATTGTGGGAAGAATTTCACTCAGGCTTGCAACCTGAAAGTCCACCAGCGTGTCCATGAGCGGGAAGGCCTCCATTTGTGCAGCGACTGTGGAAAGGGTTTTACGTCCTTCAGCGATCTGCGCAAACACAAATGCAGCCAGACTGGAGACAAACCGTACGCTTGCACACTATGTGGGAATAAATTCAGCCGACTGTGGAATCTGAAGCTGCATCAGCGGATTCACACGCAGGAGAAACCACACAAGTGCACCATGTGTAGTAAGAGCTTTACACGGGCGGACATCTTGAAAGTCCATAAGCGTACGCATACAGGAGAAAGACCGTACTGCTGTGTTATATGTGGGCTGAGCTTCAAACGACTGGACCATCTGAGATCACATCAGCGCAAACATGCTGACATGAATAGCCAATGA
- the si:ch73-109d9.3 gene encoding zinc finger protein 668, with protein sequence MSDTLVITFQTRLSAVMETVLKTTMYEITRLVEESFVEQMDRGKREAEVLKRRLIVSEAKLRERERFKKVRCVDCGRTAVSRRRILHVRGPETQSNLDNPLVVKQENTSDSSWRCSPKGSTNQEKPSATPEPKQNAVQQAVCEPKPAGEVKEEAREPRDTQACLKIHSQTHKQKDPPSSVEETNSLRSADSTVTSCTERDEDEARHRSPAKWFNSKTDPRSAPVSQPEPETPCLRPQKADSSPIKQEVVVMLPSDWEDMEIRPHNSAKKTHLQPPARVQERVSFPPPPPVKLQIIPTQTMQNLRAPVRKNTKIVVHPNAAMSDHGTVDLNRSLPAPKLSQVRQYPEGAGERSFNTVNPGRSLPPVVNMRVQVDARNIAAKTTHNCSQCGKGFSHLCHLRAHQQIHTGDRQFCCTICGRSFTKLSNLKAHRRVHTGERPYICADCGKRFTQKCNLKRHQRIHSEFTHSGV encoded by the exons ATGTCCGACACGCTGGTCATCACTTTCCAGACGCGTCTGTCCGCGGTGATGGAGACCGTCCTGAAGACCACCATGTACGAGATAACCCGGCTGGTGGAGGAGAGCTTCGTGGAGCAGATGGACCGGGGCAAGCGGGAGGCGGAGGTGCTGAAGCGGAGGCTGATCGTGTCCGAGGCCAAGCTGAGGGAGCGGGAGAGGTTTAAGAAGGTCAGATGTGTGGACTGCGGTCGGACAGCAGTGTCCCGCAGGAGGATACTTCATGTCAGAGGGCCCGAAACACAGAGCA atTTGGATAATCCGCTTGTTGTAAAGCAGGAAAATACCTCTGACAGTAGCTGGAGATGCAGTCCCAAAGGAAGCACAAATCAGGAGAAACCTTCAGCAACTCCAGAACCAAAACAAAAC GCTGTTCAGCAGGCAGTGTGTGAACCAAAACCTGCAGGAGAAGTGAAAGAAGAAGCGAGAGAGCCCAGAGACACACAGGCATGCCTAAAAATACACtctcagacacacaaacagaaagaTCCTCCGAGCAGTGTAGAAGAAACCAACAGCCTCCGCAGTGCAGATTCAACAGTCACGTCCTGCACTGAACGGGACGAGGACGAAGCCAGACACCGAAGCCCCGCAAAATGGTTCAACTCCAAAACAGACCCCCGTTCAGCACCTGTTTCACAGCCAGAACCAGAAACTCCGTGCTTGAGACCCCAAAAGGCTGACTCGAGTCCCATTAAGCAAGAAGTTGTGGTGATGCTTCCATCAGATTGGGAAGACATGGAGATCAGGCCTCACAACAGTGCTAAGAAAACGCATCTTCAACCTCCAGCCAGAGTTCAAGAGCGAGTCTCgtttcctcctcctccacccgtcAAACTTCAAATCATTCCAACGCAAACAATGCAGAATCTCAGAGCACCCGTCAGAAAGAACACCAAAATCGTTGTACATCCCAACGCGGCGATGAGCGATCATGGAACTGTCGATCTAAACCGAAGCCTTCCTGCTCCAAAACTCTCTCAAGTCCGTCAGTATCCTGAAGGAGCGGGCGAAAGAAGCTTCAATACTGTGAATCCTGGAAGAAGTTTGCCTCCAGTGGTCAATATGAGGGTCCAAGTGGACGCCCGGAATATTGCGGCGAAAACGACGCATAATTGCAGCCAGTGCGGAAAAGGCTTCTCTCATTTGTGTCACCTCCGAGCGCACCAGCAGATCCACACAGGGGACCGGCAGTTCTGCTGCACCATCTGTGGGCGGAGCTTCACCAAACTGAGCAACCTGAAAGCTCATCGGAGAGTCCACACGGGCGAGAGACCCTATATCTGTGCGGATTGCGGGAAGAGGTTCACGCAGAAATGCAACTTGAAGAGGCATCAGAGAATCCACTCTGAATTCACTCACTCCGGCGTATGA